A window of Castanea sativa cultivar Marrone di Chiusa Pesio chromosome 1, ASM4071231v1 contains these coding sequences:
- the LOC142629669 gene encoding uncharacterized protein LOC142629669 encodes MVKHLGGKIVKLYCDSRLVVGQVDGEFEARDGRMKSYLERIKGVLSLFESFQVQQVPRGQNAHADSLAMLATSLDSKLPRMVIVEDLLTPSLTSISTVRVHNIRVGPRWMDPIIDFLQQGVLPEDGTVAEKVQRSAPRYWLSEEQKLYRRSYAGLYLLCVHPEAVEPLLEELHEGLCGSHTGGRSLAHRAMTQGYWWPNMQKTSQEYAKKCDQCQRYAPNIYQLGGTLNPLSSPWPFAKWDLDIVGPFPRAIGNKRWLIVGTDYFTKWVEAEPLANIRDVDAKKFIWKNIITRFGVPHTLISDNGLQFDSKAFRRMHDCLNTIEERREVASVKMGSYQQKLKQTYDEGVRSRPLVPGDLVLRKVVGTARNLAWGKLGPNWEGPYKITSLAGVGAYRLEDLDGRMRKRK; translated from the exons ATGGTTAAACACTTGGGAGGGAAGATAGTGAAGTTGTATTGTGATTCCAGACTAGTGGTAGGGCAAGTTGATGGAGAGTTTGAGGCAAGAGATGGAAGAATGAAGAGTTATCTTGAACGAATCAAAGGGGTGTTAAGTTTGTTTGAAAGTTTCCAAGTACAACAAGTCCCAAGAGGACAGAACGCTCACGCTGATTCATTAGCAATGTTAGCCACATCACTGGACTCAAAATTACCACGGATGGTCATAGTTGAGGATTTACTGACCCCTAGCCTGACAAGCATCTCGACGGTAAGGGTTCATAATATTCGTGTGGGCCCAAGATGGATGGACCCAATCATAGATTTCTTGCAGCAAGGAGTACTACCTGAAGATGGAACAGTGGCCGAGAAGGTACAAAGAAGTGCTCCCCGTTACTGGCTGTCAGAGGAGCAGAAGCTCTATAGGCGCTCCTACGCAGGGCTGTATCTGCTCTGCGTACATCCTGAGGCTGTGGAACCCTtgttggaagaattgcatgaagggttATGTGGGAGCCATACCGGAGGAAGATCGTTAGCTCACAGAGCCATgactcaagggtattggtggccgaaCATGCAGAAAACCTCTCAAGAGTATGCcaagaaatgtgatcagtgtcagagatATGCGCCAAACATTTATCAACTAGGAGGTACTTTAAATCCATTGTCcagcccatggccctttgctaaGTGGGATTTAGATATCGTTGGACCCTTTCCTCGAGCAATTGGTAATAAGAGGTGGCTCATTGTCGGCACGGATTATTTCAcgaagtgggtagaagccgaacCGTTAGCTAACATcagggatgtggatgcaaagaaattcatttggaagaatatcataACTCGCTTTGGAGTCCCCCACACCTTGATTTCTGACAAcgggcttcaatttgatagcaaagctttCCGACG GATGCATGATTGTTTGAATACTATTGAGGAAAGAAGAGAAGTAGCCAGTGTGAAGATGGGTAGCTATCAGCAGAAACTCAAACAGACATACGATGAGGGAGTCAGGTCCAGGCCCTTAGTACCAGGTGATTTGGTGCTGAGAAAAGTAGTAGGGACAGCAAGAAATCTAgcttggggaaaattgggacctaattgggagGGGCCGTATAAAATTACCTCATTAGCAGGTGTAGGGGCTTATCGTTTGGAAGATCTGGATGGAAGG ATGCGTAAAAGGAAATAG